One part of the Candidatus Neomarinimicrobiota bacterium genome encodes these proteins:
- a CDS encoding T9SS type A sorting domain-containing protein — protein sequence MRRGYLILTLLVCMFLTMIPEQANAADTLLVPWTDGTQIFVDTLRKAIEKYGDAKIYKLQAGGYYWITETMNIDFPLVIVGEEPTSDLHPAIIQMVSREDGSIAGQLMNVSNSLTLMNVAILGCDENGVQTYYFPIDVSAENCKFYMKNVIFEREKFGIILYAGKNNDIIYEDCKFRHFGDMFPDQQWLGQTIRITTDQDTVIVENCTYLNIMFTPFQLEGGAGNYVRFNHNTIVNMGRSLNAGAWWKEAYFTNLLLINPFWHGQTKTEYTSETNYDPERDDWVDAVGFFTVGDLPSRYGTEEGRRILFGPVAAWRDPKFAEYYTKEGVADGPYKPQPFLSNFTRKWYFGEEYIQRRVLDTLWLAEKPNFDADVDDWVVDSMIACIEGLREGISPSTEWAWGIPTDEAGDVIHTDILWPLPEDFHYTQPAELLTKGTDGLPLGDLNWFPDKKADWEANKDAYVAWIEALPGNKIIEQPIATIEAEDGNVSDGAEVATFEGEAWYTLEPGSSIEWTFDSDYEGPIDMKMKARADGVNIGFDFILNGHNIVDAARKWGQLVVWTGSDDPQTFWTGKSTDEFYEAFYATAELHCFDGSEYIALVSGQNTLKLQYSWNPISFQWVEFYEPGTENLIVHLDAKDAVSYNATPGGSGAWVPSSFKSVDLGTNGTVSFTVNLENAGEYKVRVFYCNSSGADATGSISVDGTVIENVTFKYDTTGTDLTTGAFSADAGSHEIAITGSSTKIDLIQIISKTEIEVGIKEDNNLAKQYRLDQNYPNPFNPTTTIGFYIEKPQHVKLNIYNMLGQRVATMLNRHMNAGYHAINFDAGNLPSGIYFYQLEAGKVKLNRKMVVLK from the coding sequence ATGAGGAGAGGTTACTTAATTTTAACCCTGTTAGTCTGTATGTTTTTAACAATGATTCCAGAACAGGCTAATGCTGCTGACACACTACTTGTACCTTGGACGGATGGGACGCAAATTTTCGTGGACACTTTAAGAAAGGCTATTGAGAAATACGGAGATGCAAAGATTTACAAATTGCAGGCAGGTGGATACTACTGGATTACAGAGACTATGAATATTGATTTCCCATTGGTGATAGTAGGTGAAGAGCCAACTAGCGATTTACATCCTGCGATAATTCAAATGGTTTCAAGAGAAGATGGTTCAATTGCTGGTCAATTAATGAATGTAAGTAATTCTCTTACTCTGATGAATGTTGCAATCTTGGGTTGTGATGAAAATGGCGTGCAGACTTATTATTTCCCAATTGATGTAAGTGCAGAGAATTGTAAGTTCTATATGAAAAACGTAATATTTGAAAGAGAGAAATTTGGAATTATTCTGTACGCTGGGAAAAACAATGATATAATCTACGAAGATTGTAAGTTCAGGCATTTTGGGGATATGTTTCCGGATCAGCAATGGCTTGGTCAGACAATCAGGATAACAACAGACCAGGATACAGTGATTGTGGAAAACTGTACCTATCTTAATATAATGTTCACTCCGTTTCAGCTTGAGGGTGGTGCTGGCAATTACGTGAGATTTAACCATAATACTATAGTCAACATGGGACGTTCGTTAAATGCAGGAGCCTGGTGGAAAGAAGCCTATTTTACAAATTTACTTTTGATAAACCCATTCTGGCATGGTCAGACCAAGACTGAGTATACAAGTGAGACCAATTATGATCCTGAGAGGGATGACTGGGTAGATGCGGTTGGGTTCTTCACTGTTGGTGATCTACCAAGCAGATATGGTACAGAAGAAGGTAGGAGAATTCTTTTTGGTCCTGTAGCAGCTTGGAGAGATCCAAAATTTGCAGAATACTATACAAAAGAGGGGGTAGCTGATGGACCATATAAGCCACAACCATTTCTGTCTAATTTCACAAGAAAATGGTACTTTGGTGAAGAATATATACAGAGGAGGGTGCTTGATACATTATGGCTTGCTGAGAAACCCAATTTTGATGCCGATGTTGACGACTGGGTAGTTGATTCAATGATAGCATGTATTGAGGGTTTAAGAGAGGGAATCTCTCCATCGACTGAATGGGCATGGGGGATACCTACTGATGAGGCTGGTGATGTAATACATACTGATATACTATGGCCATTACCTGAAGACTTTCATTACACTCAGCCAGCCGAATTATTAACAAAGGGAACAGATGGATTACCACTTGGTGATTTGAACTGGTTCCCTGATAAAAAAGCTGATTGGGAAGCAAATAAAGATGCATATGTGGCATGGATAGAAGCGCTACCTGGTAATAAAATTATAGAACAACCAATTGCCACAATAGAAGCAGAAGATGGTAATGTTAGTGATGGAGCCGAGGTTGCTACTTTTGAAGGTGAAGCATGGTATACATTAGAACCTGGTTCTTCAATAGAGTGGACTTTCGATTCGGATTATGAGGGTCCTATAGATATGAAAATGAAAGCTAGGGCTGATGGAGTAAATATAGGCTTTGATTTTATTTTAAATGGACACAATATTGTTGATGCCGCTCGTAAATGGGGGCAACTTGTTGTATGGACAGGCTCGGATGATCCACAGACATTCTGGACCGGAAAAAGTACGGATGAATTTTATGAAGCTTTTTATGCGACAGCTGAACTACATTGTTTTGATGGAAGTGAATATATTGCTTTGGTTTCTGGACAGAATACGCTAAAATTACAGTATTCTTGGAATCCAATTTCATTTCAGTGGGTGGAATTTTACGAACCAGGCACAGAAAATTTAATAGTTCACTTAGATGCAAAAGATGCTGTTAGTTACAATGCTACCCCAGGAGGTTCAGGTGCGTGGGTACCATCCTCATTCAAATCTGTTGATTTAGGTACAAATGGCACTGTCTCATTTACAGTAAATCTGGAAAATGCGGGAGAATATAAAGTTCGTGTATTCTATTGTAATTCCAGTGGAGCTGATGCGACTGGTAGTATATCAGTTGACGGGACTGTAATTGAAAATGTTACATTTAAGTATGATACAACTGGGACAGATTTAACGACTGGCGCATTCTCTGCCGATGCTGGAAGCCATGAAATTGCAATTACCGGTAGTTCCACAAAGATAGACCTTATCCAGATCATAAGTAAGACGGAAATTGAAGTTGGTATTAAAGAAGACAATAATCTTGCAAAACAGTATAGACTTGACCAGAACTATCCTAATCCATTTAATCCAACAACAACTATTGGATTCTATATCGAAAAACCACAGCATGTTAAACTGAATATTTATAACATGCTTGGACAGAGAGTAGCTACTATGTTAAACCGGCATATGAATGCTGGATATCATGCTATTAATTTTGATGCAGGTAATTTACCCTCTGGGATCTACTTTTATCAGCTGGAAGCTGGAAAAGTTAAGCTGAATAGAAAGATGGTTGTATTGAAGTAA
- a CDS encoding RraA family protein: MYRIFITIILLKLAIFPQNYSKEDLEKGINFIETRVYSEKENQELLKLFEGLRVADVSDAMDMVGLPDKGLVDPTIHPLWQDFKNLSHQIRGIAITVRYVPTQKPDRPAPGQDFHEWEGNFYSKYSHEAFMDIIFPGAVIVIDDVEEDDIGSIGSYNIMEWHRRGAVGVVTDASARDTDEITIQRIPLYLRKKGRGIRPGRNEIESVNRPVEIGGVLVCPGDVIVADGDGVIVVPRAVAKEVAKYAREILEKDKEGRRSLYEKLNLPLDKTVK; this comes from the coding sequence ATGTATCGAATCTTTATAACAATAATACTTCTAAAATTGGCGATCTTCCCACAAAACTACTCTAAAGAAGATTTGGAAAAGGGGATCAACTTTATAGAAACCAGGGTATATTCCGAAAAGGAAAATCAGGAATTGCTAAAACTATTTGAAGGACTCAGGGTAGCTGATGTATCTGATGCAATGGATATGGTAGGTTTACCGGATAAAGGGCTTGTTGACCCGACAATACATCCCTTATGGCAGGATTTTAAAAACCTTAGCCATCAGATAAGAGGCATAGCAATTACTGTTCGCTATGTCCCGACTCAAAAACCCGACAGACCGGCACCCGGTCAAGACTTCCATGAATGGGAAGGAAATTTTTACTCTAAATATTCCCACGAAGCATTTATGGATATTATTTTCCCGGGTGCTGTTATAGTTATTGACGATGTCGAGGAAGACGATATTGGTAGTATTGGTAGTTATAACATAATGGAGTGGCACAGAAGAGGTGCAGTTGGAGTTGTAACTGATGCTTCTGCAAGAGATACAGATGAGATAACCATTCAAAGAATCCCGTTATATCTAAGGAAAAAAGGCAGAGGCATAAGACCAGGAAGAAATGAAATAGAATCTGTGAATCGTCCTGTAGAGATTGGTGGAGTCCTGGTATGTCCAGGAGATGTAATAGTAGCGGACGGAGATGGTGTTATAGTTGTTCCCAGAGCAGTTGCGAAAGAGGTTGCGAAATATGCTCGTGAAATATTAGAGAAAGATAAAGAAGGCAGAAGATCTCTTTATGAAAAATTAAATCTACCCCTGGATAAAACTGTAAAATAA
- a CDS encoding T9SS type A sorting domain-containing protein — translation MLCKELRFIIISILIIHTVNIYGQLNRIGFNDQDLFLNGVNVAWINFARDIGPSPTDFKAFADMFLDIHDHRGNAVRLWLHTNGVETPEFDENGYVIGPGDSAISDLRKILDIAWRREVGIILCLWSFDMLRENLPDYIKERNKKLLTNDEYVSSYIENCLVPMVDSLKDHPAVIAWEIFNEAEGMSNEFGWDFTEHVPMADIQKFVNLCAGAIHRTDPDAKVTNGTWALFALTDVVLQTSDYKNVSKNYYKDSELMGAGGDSLGYMDFYCLHYYDYPYYPDSPFYRPFSYWQIDKPLVIAEFHTKAYRTGESRYSEPDTLFRRLYKLGYAGALAWSWTDLQTSSRELMRYNMFDIWNNYRDEVDIKGKWGQWPKINLLNPKEGYVYKDSSDIEIKAKAWDEDGNLAFVEFYVNDSLVGVDSVYSEDDSDSIYIFLLEKVPSGFYTVFAVAYDSVGNYRESQKVNINVGVGGVKIEAESGQLSGDAVVKTDQQGYSGSGYVFMDHEPPEDSICITFYSLLEGNFPLKIGYSNPYDTEKYNFLYVNGDRIGEIFFPKTGQEWSIVDAGMIPVKKGKNTLSIVAFWGWTLFDYFYIIGLRTTLEEDLVAYFTFDELADTSTIVKDASAGNSGKLYNTEIVEGVEGNALSFNGSSYCLIEDDFSLDISDQITICAWVMLEDASGNQNLIQKGKNYGFFELRENNSRIYNVFYSDRYQEWRIFPYTINKDEMTGSWHHFGFVYDGDNIRNFIDGLLDTIYIYSGLLSINDDYLGIGINSPYNDAFFKGRVDEIRIYSRALSDEEIFNIYKKYEQSIENQEEYVALDYELLQNYPNPFNAYTVIRFTLPEEENVKLIVYDLVGRKVKEVLNCKVKPGYYSVRIDMDNMPSGIYFYQLITANKRITRKMILLK, via the coding sequence ATGTTGTGTAAGGAATTGAGGTTTATTATCATTTCTATATTAATAATTCATACAGTAAATATATATGGGCAATTAAACAGGATTGGATTTAATGATCAAGATTTATTCTTAAATGGTGTAAATGTTGCATGGATAAACTTTGCTCGTGATATCGGACCAAGTCCGACTGATTTTAAAGCCTTTGCTGATATGTTTCTTGATATTCACGATCATAGAGGAAATGCAGTCAGATTATGGTTGCATACAAATGGTGTGGAAACACCTGAGTTCGATGAGAATGGATATGTAATTGGTCCCGGAGATAGTGCAATATCAGATTTAAGAAAAATACTTGATATAGCCTGGAGACGAGAAGTGGGAATTATTTTATGTTTATGGTCTTTTGATATGTTGAGAGAAAACTTACCTGATTATATAAAAGAAAGGAATAAGAAATTATTAACCAATGATGAGTATGTGAGCTCCTATATAGAAAATTGTTTGGTTCCAATGGTAGATTCACTAAAAGATCATCCTGCAGTTATTGCTTGGGAGATATTTAATGAAGCAGAAGGCATGAGTAATGAGTTTGGATGGGATTTTACGGAGCATGTTCCAATGGCTGATATACAAAAGTTTGTAAATCTCTGTGCAGGTGCAATTCATCGAACTGATCCTGATGCAAAAGTTACAAATGGGACGTGGGCGCTATTTGCATTAACAGATGTAGTTCTACAAACAAGCGACTATAAGAATGTAAGTAAAAATTATTATAAAGATAGTGAGTTAATGGGGGCTGGTGGTGATAGTTTGGGATACATGGATTTTTACTGTCTTCATTACTATGATTATCCCTATTATCCTGATTCACCTTTTTATAGACCATTTTCCTACTGGCAGATTGATAAGCCATTGGTGATTGCGGAGTTTCATACTAAGGCATATCGTACAGGAGAATCAAGATACAGCGAACCCGACACTCTATTTAGAAGATTGTATAAACTGGGCTATGCTGGTGCACTTGCTTGGTCATGGACTGATTTGCAAACTTCTTCAAGAGAACTTATGCGATACAATATGTTTGATATCTGGAATAATTATAGGGATGAAGTGGATATTAAAGGTAAATGGGGACAATGGCCTAAAATTAATTTATTAAATCCAAAAGAAGGATATGTATATAAAGACAGTAGTGATATCGAAATAAAGGCAAAAGCGTGGGATGAAGATGGAAATCTTGCATTTGTTGAATTTTATGTAAACGATAGTTTAGTTGGAGTGGATTCTGTATATAGTGAGGATGATAGTGATTCTATCTACATATTTCTGTTGGAAAAAGTACCATCTGGATTTTACACTGTTTTTGCAGTTGCTTATGATTCTGTTGGAAATTATAGAGAAAGTCAAAAAGTAAATATAAATGTAGGTGTTGGAGGTGTAAAGATAGAAGCGGAGTCCGGTCAGTTATCTGGAGATGCAGTGGTAAAAACTGATCAACAAGGATATTCAGGGAGTGGGTATGTTTTTATGGACCATGAGCCTCCAGAAGATAGTATATGTATTACATTTTACTCTTTATTGGAAGGAAATTTCCCACTAAAAATAGGGTATTCGAATCCTTATGATACTGAAAAATACAATTTTCTATATGTAAATGGTGATAGAATTGGAGAGATTTTTTTCCCGAAGACAGGGCAGGAATGGTCAATAGTAGATGCTGGAATGATTCCTGTAAAAAAAGGAAAGAATACGCTATCAATAGTTGCATTCTGGGGGTGGACACTCTTTGATTATTTTTATATTATCGGTTTAAGAACGACTCTGGAAGAGGATCTTGTTGCTTATTTTACATTTGATGAGCTTGCTGATACAAGTACAATTGTAAAAGATGCCAGTGCAGGAAATTCCGGTAAGTTATACAATACAGAAATTGTAGAAGGTGTAGAAGGGAATGCTTTGAGTTTCAACGGTAGTAGTTATTGCTTAATTGAGGATGATTTCAGTCTGGATATTTCTGATCAAATAACAATATGTGCGTGGGTCATGCTGGAAGATGCGTCTGGAAACCAGAATTTAATTCAAAAAGGTAAAAATTACGGTTTCTTTGAACTAAGAGAAAATAATTCAAGAATTTACAATGTGTTTTATTCAGATAGATATCAGGAGTGGAGGATATTTCCATACACTATTAATAAAGATGAAATGACAGGATCATGGCACCACTTTGGCTTTGTTTATGATGGAGATAACATTAGGAATTTTATAGATGGACTTTTGGATACAATATATATCTATAGCGGTTTATTATCTATTAATGATGATTACCTAGGTATAGGGATAAATTCTCCCTATAATGATGCTTTCTTTAAAGGAAGGGTAGATGAGATTAGAATATATAGCAGAGCACTGTCTGATGAGGAAATTTTTAATATTTATAAGAAGTATGAGCAGTCTATAGAGAATCAAGAAGAATATGTTGCGCTGGACTATGAATTACTACAAAACTATCCTAACCCTTTTAATGCTTATACTGTAATACGTTTTACTTTACCAGAAGAAGAAAATGTCAAACTGATAGTATACGATCTGGTTGGTCGAAAAGTTAAGGAAGTGCTAAATTGTAAAGTGAAACCTGGATATTATTCTGTTCGAATTGATATGGATAATATGCCCTCCGGGATCTATTTTTATCAATTGATAACTGCGAATAAGAGAATTACAAGAAAGATGATTTTGTTGAAATAA
- a CDS encoding cellulase family glycosylhydrolase — MKRRDFLKSAIIISLVSSSGVSLLSSLKKQTKKITIPKYYGFNLLEKFTNYGGRKKFEEKDFEIMAELGFNFARIPMSYWCWSSPDNWYQIDEKILEDIDECIEFGKQYGIHINLNMHRIPGYCINGRDNEPMDLFDDTKENMQKALDAAIYHWKIFAKRYKDIPNRILSFDLINEPPHMKNESRYIEVVKALVKGIREESPDRLIFADGINVGRTPVFGIVDLGLVQSTRGYDPMSLTHYKATWVPPEAFQTKSPPTWPLKADNGEIWNKETLRKKLIDPWKPIMKKGVPVHVGEWGCYNKTPHEVCLKWMKDILSLWKEVNWGFALWNLRGAFGIFNSNRPDVKYENYKGWKLDRKMLELIKEYM, encoded by the coding sequence ATGAAAAGGCGTGATTTTTTAAAAAGTGCAATAATAATTAGCCTCGTTAGTTCTTCTGGAGTATCTCTTCTCTCCTCACTAAAAAAACAAACAAAAAAGATTACAATACCAAAGTACTATGGATTTAACTTACTGGAAAAATTCACAAATTATGGTGGGAGAAAAAAATTTGAAGAGAAGGATTTCGAAATAATGGCTGAGCTGGGATTCAACTTTGCAAGGATACCAATGTCCTATTGGTGCTGGTCATCTCCGGATAACTGGTATCAGATTGACGAGAAAATTCTAGAAGATATTGATGAGTGTATTGAGTTTGGAAAACAATATGGAATCCACATTAATCTAAATATGCATCGAATCCCGGGTTATTGCATCAATGGAAGAGACAACGAGCCAATGGATTTATTTGATGATACCAAAGAAAATATGCAGAAAGCTCTCGACGCAGCAATTTATCACTGGAAAATATTTGCAAAAAGATACAAGGATATACCTAACAGAATATTAAGCTTCGATTTGATAAATGAACCACCACATATGAAAAATGAAAGCAGATATATAGAAGTCGTAAAAGCACTTGTCAAAGGAATAAGAGAGGAAAGTCCTGATAGATTGATTTTTGCCGATGGAATTAATGTCGGTAGAACCCCCGTGTTTGGTATTGTTGACCTGGGTCTCGTTCAAAGCACACGTGGATATGATCCGATGAGTTTAACTCATTATAAAGCAACGTGGGTTCCACCAGAGGCATTTCAAACAAAATCTCCTCCAACCTGGCCATTAAAAGCAGATAACGGAGAAATCTGGAATAAAGAAACCCTGAGAAAAAAATTAATTGATCCATGGAAACCGATAATGAAAAAAGGTGTCCCGGTTCATGTTGGTGAATGGGGTTGCTATAATAAAACCCCGCATGAGGTTTGTTTAAAGTGGATGAAAGATATTCTTTCTCTATGGAAAGAAGTAAACTGGGGATTTGCATTATGGAATCTAAGAGGAGCTTTCGGAATTTTCAATAGCAACAGACCGGATGTAAAATATGAAAACTATAAAGGATGGAAACTTGATAGGAAAATGCTCGAATTAATAAAGGAATATATGTAA
- a CDS encoding peptidylprolyl isomerase — MRKLIQYLFLSFLLILTSCAKRPEPAKNILLSTSFKNFTMEDFYNYFPEKSFKNLKKHQKKDYIIEFCKRELFYKDALDKNYDRIPEIKNDLEIRRKEILFNLYYQKVVIDTIINDEKLKDLYEKMKKEINMRQIFIKIGGKNGRSKKEAYNLAMSIYNKLKNDADFQKLAKQYSDDKASAAYGGILPPKKWVRLPKSYRDIIYNMKEGEITEPIFYNNGYYIFQVIKVEFKKLIPFEEYKETLKQIYIMDNQSYVRNIRSKMINNIINTHKIKLNKNNIKVIANYYRTKLRELKNQKITPEKKVEILKTYPKNIVLAEWDSGKYRLKDLLSDYEYKTEALLYNVQIESNLAYLLRDIIIRNIVEKEAVKFGLDTTKTFLKTFESYSKNVILKKYKKEEIENKITINDNELLEYYNKHKDSLYINPTMVQTWSIVVPSRDDAKRIINMLRNGSDFDTLFNNYSKRFQKIKGYLGYINKNQYSVIGQIATRMKPNTIYPEPVSYRGDWAVIKVGNIIPEGPSPFEEVKGKVKIDLIRWKTKNTENQLYIKLKNKYSAKINWALAGL, encoded by the coding sequence ATGAGGAAATTAATTCAATACCTATTCTTATCATTCCTATTAATACTAACATCGTGTGCAAAAAGACCTGAGCCCGCTAAAAATATCCTATTGTCAACATCCTTTAAAAATTTTACCATGGAGGATTTTTATAATTATTTTCCTGAAAAATCTTTCAAAAACCTCAAAAAACACCAAAAGAAGGATTACATAATAGAATTTTGCAAAAGAGAACTTTTTTATAAAGATGCACTCGATAAAAATTATGACAGAATACCAGAAATAAAAAATGACTTGGAAATACGCAGAAAAGAAATTCTTTTCAATTTATACTATCAAAAAGTGGTAATTGATACTATAATTAATGATGAGAAATTAAAAGACCTGTATGAAAAAATGAAAAAGGAAATCAATATGAGACAAATATTCATAAAGATTGGGGGAAAGAATGGAAGATCAAAAAAAGAAGCTTATAATCTCGCAATGAGTATATACAACAAGCTTAAAAACGATGCTGACTTTCAAAAGCTGGCAAAACAATACTCCGATGATAAAGCTTCTGCTGCCTATGGCGGAATATTACCACCCAAAAAGTGGGTACGCCTACCAAAAAGCTATCGAGATATCATATACAACATGAAAGAGGGAGAAATTACAGAACCCATTTTCTATAATAATGGTTACTATATTTTTCAAGTCATAAAAGTAGAATTCAAAAAACTTATTCCATTTGAAGAATATAAAGAAACATTAAAACAAATTTATATTATGGACAATCAAAGCTATGTTCGAAATATTCGCAGTAAAATGATTAATAATATTATTAATACACACAAAATAAAATTGAATAAAAATAATATCAAAGTTATTGCAAACTACTATAGGACAAAATTAAGAGAGCTAAAAAATCAAAAGATAACGCCTGAAAAGAAGGTTGAAATCCTAAAAACTTACCCAAAAAACATAGTTTTGGCCGAATGGGATAGTGGTAAATACAGGCTTAAAGATTTACTCAGTGATTACGAATACAAAACCGAAGCATTACTTTATAATGTTCAAATCGAATCCAACTTAGCATACCTACTCAGGGACATAATAATTCGAAATATAGTCGAGAAGGAAGCTGTAAAATTCGGGCTGGATACTACAAAAACCTTTCTAAAAACATTCGAGAGCTATAGTAAAAACGTAATACTAAAAAAATATAAGAAGGAAGAGATTGAAAATAAGATAACAATAAACGACAATGAATTACTGGAATATTATAATAAACACAAGGATTCTTTATACATTAACCCAACAATGGTTCAAACATGGTCAATAGTGGTTCCATCCAGAGATGATGCAAAAAGAATCATTAATATGCTAAGAAATGGGAGTGATTTTGATACACTTTTTAATAACTATTCGAAAAGATTTCAAAAAATCAAAGGATATCTTGGTTATATCAACAAAAACCAATACAGTGTTATAGGACAAATAGCGACAAGAATGAAACCAAACACCATTTACCCGGAACCGGTCTCCTACAGAGGAGATTGGGCTGTTATCAAAGTTGGCAATATAATTCCTGAAGGTCCTTCCCCCTTTGAAGAAGTTAAGGGAAAAGTTAAAATTGATTTAATTAGATGGAAGACAAAAAATACTGAAAATCAGCTCTATATAAAGCTAAAAAATAAATATAGTGCTAAAATAAACTGGGCTTTAGCTGGCTTATAA